The Bacillus sp. Y1 genome has a window encoding:
- a CDS encoding acyl-CoA dehydrogenase family protein produces the protein MLIEKRRNHPFLYTGRLLGDILTPEDFHDEHQMLADLASKFVMNEVYPKLEKIENQEFEETVSLMKKTGELGLIRADIPEEDGGLGLGKVSATIISEKMALGRSFAITFGGQTGIGALPIAYFGTNSQKDRYLPEILSGEKIAAYALTEPSSGTDAMSVKTIAVLSQCGNYYVLNGEKQWITNSAFADIFIVYAKVDGTQFTAFIVEKSFRGVSTSAEEKKMGLKGSSTRSLILENVRVPIENVIGEVGRGHKIAFNVLNIGRHKISATSLGTAKRAIELGVKYANQRMQFGQCLSTFNLIKNKVADMVIKTYVNESAIYRTAGMMEEGFDYMKKTGDDFATTIALYAVECSINKVMSTEALDEIVDEAVQIHGGYGYMREYEIETLYRDSRINRIFEGTNEINRLLIATTVFKNHEDLSEGKEWKNGLLQHERQILQLIKKLFHAAIQSINKNNLSNFQIEQEIAVLLADMVITIYAIESAILRTEKLIMRLGEEKNRQKLDCTRVYTHEASQQIALRALNMINHFGDEEIFSRFASRLIMSSSENNVLIKRRIADVVLEKERYYC, from the coding sequence GTAGATTACTAGGCGACATTCTTACACCAGAGGACTTTCATGATGAACATCAAATGCTAGCAGATTTGGCAAGTAAATTTGTCATGAACGAGGTTTATCCAAAGTTAGAAAAAATTGAAAATCAGGAGTTCGAGGAAACTGTTTCATTAATGAAAAAAACTGGTGAACTAGGTCTTATTCGTGCAGATATCCCAGAAGAGGACGGTGGTCTTGGATTAGGGAAGGTTAGTGCAACCATTATTTCTGAAAAGATGGCACTTGGTCGTTCGTTTGCTATTACTTTTGGAGGGCAAACCGGAATTGGAGCATTACCTATTGCTTATTTTGGAACGAATTCCCAAAAGGATAGGTATCTTCCAGAAATTTTGAGCGGGGAAAAAATTGCTGCATATGCTTTGACAGAACCATCTTCAGGAACAGATGCAATGAGTGTGAAAACAATAGCCGTCTTATCTCAGTGTGGAAATTATTATGTATTAAATGGGGAAAAACAATGGATTACAAATTCTGCGTTCGCTGATATTTTTATCGTGTATGCGAAAGTGGATGGGACACAGTTTACCGCCTTTATTGTTGAAAAGAGCTTTAGAGGTGTGTCTACAAGTGCAGAAGAAAAGAAGATGGGGCTTAAAGGGTCTTCTACTCGATCACTTATTTTAGAAAATGTACGAGTTCCTATTGAAAATGTTATTGGAGAAGTAGGTCGGGGACATAAAATTGCTTTTAACGTATTAAACATCGGCCGTCATAAGATTTCTGCAACATCACTCGGTACAGCTAAACGAGCAATTGAACTGGGAGTAAAATATGCCAACCAACGCATGCAATTTGGTCAGTGTCTTTCTACCTTTAATCTAATTAAGAATAAAGTGGCTGATATGGTAATTAAGACTTATGTCAATGAAAGTGCTATCTATAGAACAGCGGGAATGATGGAAGAAGGCTTCGATTATATGAAAAAAACTGGGGATGATTTTGCTACTACAATTGCACTTTATGCAGTAGAGTGTTCCATTAATAAAGTCATGTCTACAGAAGCTTTAGATGAAATTGTTGATGAGGCGGTTCAGATTCACGGTGGTTACGGTTATATGAGAGAGTATGAAATTGAAACACTATATCGTGACTCTAGAATTAATCGAATCTTTGAGGGAACAAATGAAATTAATAGACTACTCATTGCCACCACTGTCTTTAAAAACCATGAAGATTTATCTGAAGGCAAAGAGTGGAAAAATGGGTTACTTCAACATGAAAGACAGATTCTTCAACTAATAAAAAAACTATTTCATGCTGCTATTCAGTCTATAAATAAGAATAACCTTAGTAATTTTCAAATAGAGCAAGAAATTGCCGTATTACTTGCTGATATGGTTATTACTATTTACGCTATTGAAAGCGCTATTTTAAGAACGGAAAAATTAATCATGAGATTGGGAGAGGAAAAGAACAGACAGAAGCTTGATTGTACTAGAGTATATACTCATGAAGCTTCTCAACAGATTGCACTCAGGGCATTAAACATGATTAACCATTTTGGTGATGAAGAAATCTTTTCTCGATTTGCTAGTCGTTTGATCATGAGCAGTTCAGAAAATAATGTGTTAATCAAACGAAGAATTGCTGATGTTGTACTAGAGAAAGAACGTTATTATTGTTAA